A region from the Phycisphaerales bacterium genome encodes:
- a CDS encoding glycosyl transferase family 36 — MLGNTYGQFDASGRSFVITNSKTPMPWTNVICNGRYGLIVSQNGGGFSWFDDAQHNVLTRWEMDLVRDTHGKFLFLSDLDSGKVWTAAPAPCFVHYDSYSCTHTLGRTTFQTQHDGIRVRWTLGVAESDAVEVWAVEIENVSSRKRRLRVASYFEWTCGVAPDAKREFHRLFFTTTHDASRHEILATKNMWDIPPKSEREHWNVPWPYVAGHRVCGFPFEKELAIADKSRFLGRYMPISRPAAMVGEIPTNGGFGRFGDACAALGGDLTLEAGATVKGAFLIGIAREKDELLSALDRHASFTQADVAVRQAEQGWTRRLSPTSIQTQRADFDLLNNHWLPYQAISGRLWGRTGYYQQSGAFGFRDQLQDSQVWLPLEPAQTVKQIVLHAGRQFEDGSVNHWWHALADFGNHTACSDDYLWLAFVTASYIKETGDLDILNRRAPFRDVAGERSLFDHCTRSIARALSRLSPRGLPHIGSCDWNDGLSAMGVDEKGESVWLGMFLASILADFSHIHEMLDDAEKAAEYRERRAAMVKAINDHAWDGSWYRYGTKDSGEWVGASSCKEGQIHLNAQTWAILTGVAPSDRADAAWASVREKLLSAYGPLLLAPAYTTPQLDLGYVTRYSPGSRENGGVYMHAATWALMAACARGDREAVASIWDSISPPVRGVDADAYWAEPYVTPGNVDGPLSDKPGRAGWTWYTGSAAWLNRVSMEWMLGLRPEWAGLRIRPCVPASFGEVRVQRTWRGRAIRVAFQAAECNPLVEPRVELNGKVLEGGVLSAKDLSSAKGDLEIRVTWPGKDFGHGQAEVKRTVAPLGAGRNVP; from the coding sequence ATGCTCGGCAACACCTATGGGCAGTTCGACGCGTCGGGACGGTCGTTCGTCATCACGAACAGCAAGACGCCGATGCCCTGGACCAATGTGATCTGCAACGGGCGCTACGGGCTCATCGTCAGCCAGAACGGCGGCGGGTTCTCGTGGTTCGATGACGCGCAGCACAACGTGCTCACGCGCTGGGAGATGGACCTGGTGCGCGACACCCACGGGAAGTTCCTCTTCCTGAGCGATCTCGACTCGGGCAAGGTGTGGACGGCGGCGCCCGCGCCGTGCTTTGTCCACTACGACTCGTACTCGTGCACGCACACGCTGGGTAGGACGACCTTTCAGACGCAGCACGACGGGATCCGCGTGCGGTGGACGCTGGGCGTGGCCGAGAGTGATGCGGTCGAGGTGTGGGCGGTCGAGATCGAGAACGTCTCGTCGCGGAAGCGCCGCCTTCGCGTCGCGTCGTACTTCGAGTGGACGTGCGGCGTGGCGCCCGACGCGAAGCGTGAGTTCCATCGGCTCTTCTTCACGACGACGCACGACGCGTCCCGGCACGAGATCCTCGCGACCAAGAACATGTGGGACATCCCGCCCAAGTCGGAGCGGGAGCACTGGAATGTTCCGTGGCCTTATGTCGCCGGGCATCGTGTCTGCGGATTCCCCTTCGAGAAGGAACTGGCGATCGCGGACAAGTCGCGGTTTCTGGGGCGATACATGCCGATCTCGCGTCCCGCGGCGATGGTGGGGGAGATCCCCACGAACGGCGGGTTTGGTCGCTTTGGTGACGCGTGCGCGGCCCTTGGCGGCGACCTGACGCTCGAGGCGGGGGCGACGGTGAAGGGCGCGTTCCTCATCGGGATTGCGCGCGAGAAGGATGAACTGCTCTCGGCGCTCGATCGGCACGCGTCGTTCACGCAGGCCGATGTGGCGGTGCGTCAGGCCGAGCAGGGGTGGACGCGTCGGCTCTCGCCGACGTCGATCCAGACGCAGCGTGCGGACTTTGACTTGCTCAACAATCACTGGCTGCCGTATCAGGCGATCAGCGGGCGGCTGTGGGGTCGCACGGGGTACTACCAGCAGTCGGGGGCGTTCGGGTTCCGCGACCAGTTGCAGGACTCGCAGGTGTGGCTGCCCTTGGAGCCGGCGCAGACGGTGAAGCAGATCGTGCTCCATGCGGGGCGCCAGTTTGAGGATGGGAGCGTCAACCACTGGTGGCACGCGCTCGCCGACTTTGGCAATCACACGGCGTGCAGCGATGACTACCTGTGGCTCGCGTTCGTCACCGCGTCGTACATCAAGGAGACGGGCGATCTCGACATTCTGAATCGGCGTGCGCCCTTCCGCGATGTCGCGGGCGAGCGGTCGCTTTTCGATCACTGCACGCGGTCGATCGCGCGGGCGCTGTCGCGCCTCTCGCCGCGAGGATTGCCGCATATTGGCTCGTGCGACTGGAACGACGGGCTCTCGGCGATGGGTGTGGACGAGAAGGGCGAGAGCGTGTGGCTGGGGATGTTCCTCGCCTCGATCCTCGCGGATTTCTCGCACATCCATGAGATGCTCGACGACGCCGAGAAGGCCGCAGAGTATCGCGAGCGTCGCGCGGCGATGGTCAAGGCGATCAACGACCACGCGTGGGACGGCTCGTGGTATCGCTATGGCACGAAGGACAGCGGCGAGTGGGTCGGCGCGAGTTCGTGCAAGGAAGGGCAGATCCACCTGAACGCGCAGACGTGGGCCATTCTTACGGGCGTGGCGCCGAGTGATCGGGCCGATGCCGCGTGGGCGAGCGTGCGTGAGAAGTTGCTGTCGGCGTATGGCCCGCTGCTGCTTGCGCCCGCGTACACGACGCCGCAACTCGATCTTGGGTATGTGACGCGGTACAGCCCCGGAAGCCGGGAGAACGGCGGGGTGTACATGCACGCGGCGACGTGGGCGCTGATGGCAGCGTGTGCGCGAGGCGATCGCGAGGCGGTGGCGAGCATCTGGGACTCGATCTCGCCGCCGGTGCGTGGCGTGGATGCGGACGCGTATTGGGCCGAGCCGTACGTCACGCCGGGGAACGTCGATGGGCCGCTCTCGGACAAGCCTGGGCGGGCCGGGTGGACGTGGTACACGGGTTCTGCGGCGTGGTTGAACCGCGTGAGCATGGAATGGATGCTGGGTCTGCGTCCGGAGTGGGCGGGGTTGCGGATCAGGCCCTGCGTGCCGGCGTCGTTCGGCGAGGTTCGGGTGCAAAGGACGTGGCGTGGGCGCGCGATTCGCGTGGCGTTCCAGGCCGCGGAGTGCAACCCGCTGGTCGAGCCGCGCGTTGAACTGAATGGGAAGGTGCTCGAGGGGGGCGTGCTGTCGGCGAAGGATCTGTCGTCGGCGAAGGGAGATCTTGAGATCCGCGTGACGTGGCCCGGGAAGGATTTCGGGCACGGGCAGGCGGAAGTGAAACGGACCGTCGCGCCGTTGGGCGCGGGAAGGAACGTGCCATGA
- a CDS encoding carbohydrate ABC transporter permease, giving the protein MGGPWSRAFVFASLVVIALLYLTPILWMVVTSMKTPAQAAEGGASLLPAVTPADPHAIASMPGQTVENYRQVWNDPSVTFPLYLRNTIIIALLSVTGMVISSAIAAYGFARIRWRGRGVVFAVMLATMMIPFPVIMGPMYIMFSKMGWIGTLKPLWVPAWFGNAFNIFLLRQFYMGIPRELDEAARIDGCSHWGTFTRIILPLSLPALAVVALFHFSYVWNDFLGPLVFLTHRDQYTLALGLQLYQSKAGNTPWNLLMAASTMVVAPLMLLFILARRAFVEGISTGAVKE; this is encoded by the coding sequence ATGGGCGGGCCGTGGTCGCGCGCGTTCGTCTTCGCGTCGCTTGTGGTGATCGCGCTGCTGTATCTCACGCCGATCCTCTGGATGGTCGTCACGTCGATGAAGACGCCGGCGCAGGCGGCCGAGGGCGGCGCGAGCCTGCTCCCCGCAGTGACGCCGGCGGATCCGCACGCGATCGCCAGCATGCCGGGTCAGACGGTCGAGAACTATCGGCAGGTCTGGAACGACCCGAGCGTGACGTTCCCGCTGTACCTGCGCAACACCATCATCATCGCGCTCCTGAGCGTCACGGGAATGGTGATCTCGAGCGCGATCGCGGCGTATGGCTTCGCACGGATCCGCTGGCGTGGGCGCGGCGTGGTCTTTGCGGTGATGCTCGCGACGATGATGATCCCCTTCCCGGTCATCATGGGCCCGATGTACATCATGTTCTCGAAGATGGGGTGGATCGGGACGCTCAAGCCGCTGTGGGTGCCGGCGTGGTTCGGCAACGCGTTCAATATTTTTCTCTTGCGGCAGTTCTACATGGGGATCCCGCGAGAACTCGATGAGGCCGCGAGGATCGACGGGTGCTCGCACTGGGGAACGTTCACGAGGATCATCCTGCCGCTCTCGCTCCCGGCGTTGGCGGTGGTGGCGCTCTTCCACTTCAGTTATGTGTGGAACGATTTCCTCGGGCCGCTCGTGTTCCTGACGCATCGCGACCAGTACACGCTGGCGCTGGGGTTGCAGTTGTACCAGAGCAAGGCGGGGAACACGCCCTGGAACCTCCTGATGGCGGCGAGCACGATGGTGGTGGCGCCGCTCATGCTGCTATTCATCCTGGCCAGGCGGGCGTTTGTGGAGGGGATCTCGACGGGTGCGGTGAAGGAGTGA
- a CDS encoding prepilin-type N-terminal cleavage/methylation domain-containing protein, translated as MKSNRVPVMIRGVRRAFTLIELLVVIAIIALLISLLLPSLANARRSAQTVICQSGMRQLTLGLQYYIDEQKEGRAIYPLLYNVDAAGNPIATNVRMQVNMVDILQPYLGDAGQAPFICPSAKGLTSVKDPSNIAYLLSGGRVFTRPFPPTTGGQVDKYTEYWFNDSLAGTYQGRPVGVSGQRITAIRHLDWTVFVTDALDEFPRHVGRARGSASNTPSGSGKNNFSFGDFSIRLIDIREYRYQEDPYGAPGSFYNWGHFYPNGG; from the coding sequence ATGAAGTCGAATCGTGTTCCGGTGATGATACGTGGCGTGCGTCGGGCGTTCACGCTGATTGAGTTGCTGGTGGTGATCGCGATCATCGCGCTGTTGATTAGTCTGCTGCTGCCTTCGCTGGCGAATGCGCGAAGATCGGCGCAGACGGTGATCTGCCAGAGCGGGATGCGTCAACTCACCCTCGGTTTGCAGTACTACATCGACGAGCAGAAGGAAGGCCGGGCGATCTACCCGTTGCTGTACAACGTTGATGCCGCGGGGAATCCGATCGCCACGAATGTTCGGATGCAGGTGAACATGGTGGACATCCTGCAGCCGTATCTGGGAGACGCCGGACAGGCACCGTTCATTTGTCCTTCGGCGAAGGGTCTCACGAGCGTGAAGGACCCGAGCAACATCGCGTACCTGCTCTCGGGTGGTCGTGTCTTCACTCGCCCGTTCCCGCCCACGACTGGCGGACAGGTCGACAAGTACACCGAGTACTGGTTCAACGACTCGCTCGCGGGGACGTACCAGGGCCGACCCGTCGGCGTCTCGGGGCAGCGGATCACGGCGATTCGACACCTCGACTGGACGGTCTTCGTGACCGACGCGCTCGACGAGTTCCCCCGGCACGTGGGGCGGGCGCGAGGATCGGCCTCGAACACGCCCTCGGGCTCGGGAAAGAACAACTTTTCGTTCGGCGACTTCAGCATTCGTCTGATTGATATTCGCGAGTACCGCTATCAGGAAGATCCGTACGGCGCTCCGGGATCGTTCTATAACTGGGGACACTTCTATCCCAACGGTGGGTGA
- a CDS encoding extracellular solute-binding protein, which translates to MSERSSDSSSGSSPRRRGVTLTRRAALGAIAAAGAGFVAFGPKGVRERHDGRIVLDYWEKWTGHEGKAMQTVVDRFNASQNRIFVRYLVTAGINQKALVAIAGGRPPDVIGLWNYDVPLFAESEGILPLDELGEPFGVRIENYAKGFQPIMQHPDHTGRVRMWATINTGGTLGLYYNRARFKEAGLDPDRPPRTFAEMDEFHARLTKVGKDGTIERVGFLPTEPGWWSWFWPYHRGQTIYDQASDTATIGAPEAVAAYEWAASYSKSLGVGPAEKFKSGFANSYDSPMNAFLTGQVAMVVQGPWLANVINAYRPDLDYGVGTFPVAEDLVDDSRPIGLVDSDILVIPRGVQHPEASMEFVAYTQRQDNVEYMATQHMKNSPMVSPSEEFVRNHPNRGIRTHNAIAQSSRAYLAPRTRIWPELKDILDTTFQQIWKHELVAEEALPSVQSRLQFLLDGAEERRRRRGYSMRGGTA; encoded by the coding sequence GTGAGCGAGCGCTCTTCTGATTCATCGTCCGGGTCGTCGCCGAGGAGGCGTGGTGTCACGCTGACGCGTCGGGCGGCGCTGGGCGCGATCGCTGCGGCGGGCGCGGGGTTCGTGGCCTTTGGCCCGAAAGGGGTCAGAGAGCGCCACGACGGTCGGATCGTCCTCGATTACTGGGAAAAGTGGACTGGGCACGAGGGCAAGGCGATGCAGACGGTCGTGGACCGTTTCAATGCGTCGCAGAACCGCATCTTCGTTCGATACTTGGTCACGGCGGGGATCAACCAGAAGGCATTGGTCGCGATCGCCGGCGGTCGGCCGCCGGATGTGATCGGGTTGTGGAACTACGACGTGCCGCTCTTTGCCGAGAGCGAGGGGATCCTGCCGCTCGATGAACTCGGCGAGCCCTTCGGCGTGCGGATCGAGAACTACGCGAAGGGGTTCCAGCCCATCATGCAGCACCCGGACCACACGGGGCGCGTGCGGATGTGGGCGACGATCAACACGGGCGGCACGCTGGGCCTGTACTACAACCGCGCGCGATTCAAGGAGGCGGGGCTTGATCCCGATCGTCCGCCGCGGACGTTTGCGGAGATGGACGAGTTCCACGCGAGACTGACGAAGGTGGGCAAGGACGGCACGATCGAGCGGGTCGGGTTTCTGCCGACGGAGCCTGGGTGGTGGTCGTGGTTCTGGCCATACCACCGCGGGCAGACGATCTATGACCAGGCGTCGGACACGGCGACGATCGGCGCCCCAGAGGCGGTCGCGGCGTATGAGTGGGCGGCGTCGTACTCGAAGTCCCTGGGCGTGGGTCCGGCGGAGAAGTTCAAGAGCGGCTTTGCGAACTCGTACGACTCGCCGATGAACGCGTTCCTGACGGGGCAGGTCGCGATGGTGGTGCAGGGGCCGTGGCTGGCGAACGTGATCAACGCGTACAGGCCCGATCTGGATTACGGCGTGGGGACGTTTCCCGTCGCCGAGGATCTTGTGGACGATTCGCGGCCGATCGGGCTGGTCGATTCTGATATCCTCGTCATTCCGCGCGGCGTGCAACACCCCGAGGCGAGCATGGAGTTCGTCGCCTACACCCAGCGTCAGGACAACGTCGAGTACATGGCGACGCAGCACATGAAGAACTCGCCCATGGTCTCCCCGAGCGAGGAGTTCGTGCGGAACCATCCGAATCGTGGGATCCGCACGCACAACGCGATCGCTCAGAGTTCGCGCGCGTACCTCGCGCCGCGCACTCGGATCTGGCCCGAACTCAAGGACATCCTCGACACGACCTTCCAGCAGATCTGGAAGCACGAGTTGGTCGCGGAGGAGGCGTTGCCCAGCGTGCAGTCTCGGCTCCAGTTCCTGTTGGATGGTGCGGAAGAGCGCCGTCGACGCCGCGGCTACAGCATGCGGGGCGGTACGGCATGA
- a CDS encoding sugar ABC transporter permease, with translation MKGGKVENLAGWLWVSPWVIGFLAFLFLPIAASLLYSFSDFPLLENRLWVGLDNYIAMASDAKYWSVLGRTLVYAAVSIPVTTIVALVIAAMLNSKVRGAGFFQTAVYLPTLVPMAASGMIWLWIFNGDRGLMNAVVGGSLDWVGKLVGADLHPAWLTPTWLASKGTAMAVLVVVSLWGVGQMVVVYIAAMREVPEQLYEAAAIDGMGPTRRFLSITIPMISPAILFNVITLSIAALQIFAIPYIFMKATPGGDPSSFQFYTTSMYDNAFTYDKMGLASAMAWVQLIFTLILTGVMISASKRMVHYRAA, from the coding sequence ATGAAGGGCGGCAAGGTGGAGAACCTCGCCGGGTGGCTGTGGGTCTCGCCCTGGGTGATCGGGTTCCTCGCGTTTCTGTTCCTGCCGATCGCGGCGAGCCTGCTGTACTCGTTCAGCGACTTTCCGCTCCTTGAGAACCGCCTGTGGGTCGGCCTTGACAACTACATTGCGATGGCGAGCGACGCGAAGTACTGGAGTGTGCTGGGGCGGACGCTGGTCTATGCGGCGGTCTCGATCCCCGTGACGACGATCGTGGCGCTGGTGATCGCCGCGATGCTGAACTCGAAGGTGCGCGGGGCGGGGTTCTTCCAGACGGCGGTGTACTTGCCCACGCTCGTGCCGATGGCGGCGTCGGGGATGATCTGGTTGTGGATCTTCAACGGTGATCGCGGGCTGATGAACGCCGTCGTCGGCGGGTCGTTGGACTGGGTTGGGAAACTGGTCGGCGCGGACCTGCACCCGGCGTGGCTGACGCCGACGTGGCTGGCGAGCAAGGGAACGGCGATGGCGGTTCTCGTCGTCGTGAGTTTGTGGGGCGTGGGGCAGATGGTCGTGGTGTACATCGCCGCGATGCGCGAGGTTCCCGAGCAGTTGTACGAGGCGGCGGCGATCGACGGCATGGGGCCCACGCGACGATTCCTGAGCATCACGATTCCCATGATCTCGCCGGCGATCCTGTTCAACGTCATCACGCTCTCGATCGCGGCGCTCCAGATCTTCGCGATTCCCTACATCTTCATGAAGGCGACGCCCGGCGGCGACCCGAGTTCGTTCCAGTTCTACACCACGTCGATGTACGACAACGCGTTCACGTATGACAAGATGGGCCTCGCAAGCGCGATGGCCTGGGTCCAGTTGATCTTCACGCTCATCCTCACAGGCGTCATGATCTCGGCGAGCAAGAGGATGGTCCACTATCGGGCCGCGTGA
- a CDS encoding sigma-70 family RNA polymerase sigma factor, whose product MLSSLTTNFIGRLRANDQAAWFELWETFGPVVRAQLMKWGKGRIGAETVRDLSQETLAALSESIDRYDPTRGARFSTWLLAIAKHVLGDELDKRSALKRGGSQKNAEFDESWMSSSKMVPADEAYEAAVFRAKVEAALRMVEKATDFMDFSIYRMRVLEGQPGKDVAKGLGISEPTVSRRLAKVRTAVRERLVEVIATYSFTAEEREEATRNGVALNPKKASSATDNGTGGLAEPDDVAFDEAICEIYHRQMDLRREDQAQRLR is encoded by the coding sequence ATGCTCAGTTCCCTCACGACCAACTTCATCGGGAGACTCCGCGCCAATGACCAGGCGGCGTGGTTCGAGTTGTGGGAAACCTTCGGACCCGTGGTGCGCGCGCAACTCATGAAATGGGGCAAGGGACGCATCGGGGCCGAGACCGTGCGGGACCTCTCGCAGGAAACTCTGGCCGCCCTCAGCGAGTCGATCGATCGATACGACCCGACGCGCGGCGCCCGGTTTTCCACCTGGCTCCTGGCGATTGCGAAGCACGTGCTGGGCGATGAACTCGACAAGCGGAGCGCCCTCAAACGCGGCGGCTCTCAGAAGAACGCCGAGTTCGACGAGTCGTGGATGAGTTCGTCCAAGATGGTCCCCGCGGACGAGGCCTATGAGGCCGCCGTCTTCCGGGCCAAGGTCGAGGCGGCGCTGCGGATGGTGGAGAAGGCCACGGACTTCATGGACTTCTCGATCTACCGCATGCGCGTCCTGGAAGGCCAGCCCGGAAAAGACGTGGCCAAAGGGCTGGGCATCTCCGAGCCGACGGTCTCGAGGAGATTGGCGAAGGTGCGGACGGCGGTCCGGGAACGCCTGGTGGAGGTCATCGCAACGTACAGCTTCACGGCCGAGGAGCGCGAGGAGGCGACGCGAAATGGGGTGGCCCTGAACCCCAAGAAGGCATCGAGCGCCACCGACAACGGAACGGGAGGCCTGGCCGAGCCCGACGACGTGGCGTTCGATGAGGCCATCTGCGAGATCTATCACCGGCAGATGGACCTTCGGCGTGAGGATCAGGCGCAGCGGCTTCGGTAG
- a CDS encoding LacI family DNA-binding transcriptional regulator: protein MIRRGRSTANGRSSVSIEDVAADAGVSIATVSRVINNPSLVAAETTERVQNAIRRLGYVPNPFAQGLITRASRVLGIALPDIHGEFYSELLRGADAEARRLDYHLLVSSEHLRNASESPRRNLAFGLVDGLALMITEPNETLAREASSLSIPIVLMDDASCGPTTDCVLVDNTPGTAEAVTHLLDAVAGRRLYFIGGPKENFDTRRRAEVFRSRLASTGIAVRDEQVRFGEYSVEWGREWARTRGREGLTGCGVLAGNDEIALGVLQAVMDLGLSVPGDTRIVGFDDTRLASLVRPTLSTVRVPLAEVGAAAIRLLVSRIEDGKRPAEKIVLPSSLVVRQSSGGA from the coding sequence GTGATCCGGAGAGGGAGAAGCACGGCGAACGGCAGGAGCAGCGTCTCGATCGAGGACGTGGCGGCGGATGCCGGTGTCTCCATCGCGACCGTCAGCCGCGTCATCAACAACCCTTCACTTGTCGCGGCGGAGACGACCGAGCGTGTTCAGAACGCGATCCGGCGGCTTGGCTATGTGCCCAATCCGTTCGCGCAGGGTCTCATCACCCGGGCGAGCCGTGTGCTGGGCATCGCCCTCCCGGATATCCATGGCGAGTTCTACTCGGAGTTGTTGCGTGGCGCCGACGCCGAAGCGCGGCGACTTGACTATCACCTGCTCGTGAGTTCGGAACATCTTCGCAACGCCAGCGAGAGCCCGCGGCGGAATCTCGCCTTCGGGCTGGTCGATGGGCTGGCGCTCATGATCACCGAGCCGAACGAGACGCTGGCACGCGAGGCCAGTTCGCTCTCGATCCCGATCGTGCTGATGGATGATGCCTCGTGCGGACCGACGACGGACTGCGTGCTCGTGGACAACACGCCCGGTACGGCCGAGGCGGTGACGCATCTGCTCGATGCCGTGGCGGGACGCCGGCTCTACTTCATCGGCGGGCCGAAGGAGAACTTCGACACGCGGCGTCGCGCGGAGGTCTTCCGCTCGCGCCTGGCCTCGACCGGGATCGCCGTGCGCGACGAGCAGGTCCGATTCGGCGAGTACAGCGTCGAGTGGGGGCGCGAGTGGGCACGAACACGCGGACGCGAGGGTCTCACCGGGTGCGGCGTGCTGGCCGGCAACGACGAGATCGCGCTGGGCGTCTTGCAAGCGGTGATGGACCTGGGGCTGAGCGTGCCGGGAGACACTCGGATCGTGGGCTTCGACGACACGCGGTTGGCGTCCCTGGTTCGCCCGACGCTCTCGACGGTGCGCGTGCCACTCGCGGAGGTCGGGGCGGCGGCGATCCGACTGCTGGTATCCCGAATCGAGGACGGCAAGCGCCCGGCAGAAAAGATCGTGCTGCCCTCGAGCCTGGTGGTTCGCCAGAGCAGCGGCGGGGCGTAA
- a CDS encoding PEP-CTERM sorting domain-containing protein: MGTRFALAAVATFAGSAMAIDINSVNSVQVVNRVFNDFPTSTLTNVANFPAEVSWHEEFPAGTVGNFANKHLAYLSNDGGASAYQHYPGQGFTLGFDARIAAPGVAPRKEGVLQIENPRPGLGFTDEGHVLIGSEGEIAIFGGVMPFFSCRVPGSAGIGAVGVDGSDWYAPGENARITFRYYAPGEVDAVLGGYELTYQGVNGFRSSGVKLWGNAEPDGTVGFNFGTKIAFQIQNQRNPVINDMSDAQYTNITLVPAPGALALIGLGGLAAARRRR, encoded by the coding sequence ATGGGAACTCGTTTTGCGTTGGCTGCCGTGGCCACCTTCGCCGGTTCGGCGATGGCGATTGATATCAATAGCGTCAATAGCGTCCAGGTCGTGAACCGCGTGTTCAACGACTTCCCCACCAGCACTTTGACCAACGTCGCGAACTTCCCGGCGGAAGTCTCGTGGCACGAAGAGTTCCCCGCGGGCACTGTGGGCAACTTCGCCAACAAGCACCTCGCGTACCTCTCTAACGACGGCGGCGCCTCGGCGTATCAGCACTACCCCGGGCAGGGCTTCACCCTCGGATTCGATGCCCGCATTGCCGCCCCCGGCGTCGCGCCCCGTAAGGAAGGCGTCCTCCAGATCGAGAACCCGCGTCCGGGCCTCGGCTTCACCGATGAAGGTCACGTCCTCATCGGCAGCGAGGGTGAGATCGCGATCTTCGGCGGCGTGATGCCCTTCTTCTCCTGCCGCGTCCCCGGCAGCGCCGGCATCGGCGCGGTCGGCGTCGATGGCAGCGACTGGTACGCCCCCGGCGAGAACGCCCGAATCACGTTCCGCTACTACGCCCCCGGCGAGGTTGACGCGGTCCTTGGCGGCTATGAACTCACCTACCAGGGCGTCAACGGTTTCCGTTCCTCGGGCGTGAAGCTCTGGGGCAACGCTGAGCCGGATGGCACCGTTGGTTTCAACTTCGGCACCAAGATCGCCTTCCAGATCCAGAACCAGCGCAACCCGGTCATTAACGACATGTCCGACGCGCAGTACACCAACATCACGCTCGTCCCGGCTCCCGGGGCGCTCGCGCTGATCGGGCTTGGCGGCCTGGCCGCGGCTCGTCGTCGCCGCTAA